In the Primulina tabacum isolate GXHZ01 chromosome 15, ASM2559414v2, whole genome shotgun sequence genome, GCTGACAGTTCCTTATTTGTACGAACTCGAGGTCGTACGTTCTTGGCATTGTTAGTTTACGTCGATGACATTGTATTGGCCACCAATGACAAAAAGGAAGccaatgatttgaaaatatttttggacAGTTGTTTCAAGTTGAAAGATCTTGGAGATTTGAAGTACTTCCTTGGCATTGAGGTTGCAAGATCTTCAAGTGGCATTTCTATATGTCAACGCCATTATGCTTTACAGCTTCTCACAGAAACAGGTTTACTGGGCTGCAAACAACGTTCAACTCCCTTGGATGTTAACCTGAAGTTGAGCATTGAAGATGGTGAGCTACTCCCCGATCCTTCCTTGTATCGCAGGTTAGTGGGAAAATTATTATATCTCACTATCACTCGACCTGATTTGGCTTATTCAGTGAATCGGTTAAGCCAATTTGTTGCTTGCCCAAGGGAACCACATCTACAAGCTGTGTATTCCATTCTTAAATATGTGAAGGGTACAGTTGGACATGGCTTGTTCTATGCCTCTTCATCTTTAAAGCTCAGTTTTTTTTCGGATTCTGATTGGGCAACATGCCCTGATACACGTCGTTCTGTTTCTGGCTACTGTGTCCTTATTGGGGAGTCCTTAGTTTCATGGAAGTCTAAGAAACAACACACGATTTCCAGATCCTCTGCTGAAGCGGAATACAGGTCAATGGCTGGCGCTACTTGTGAGGTCGTTTGGATGCTAGCAGTACTTAAAGACTTATGTATCTCATATAGTGAACGTGCGGTATTGTTTTGTGATAGTCAATTGGCCATCCACATTGCCTCCAATCCAGTGTTTCATGAGCGCACGAAACATATCGAGATTGATTGCCACATTGTGAGAGAAAAAGTACAGCGTGGTCTTATCAAACTCCTACATGTTTCATCTCAGCTTCAACTTGCAGACTTATTCACTAAGTCTCTATTGTCGTCTCGATTTCGCATGTTATCTCGAGGGGGcgtattaaatattaaaaaaaaaagtgttaATGGGAAACACGTTTACTGCTAAAAACGTTTTCTGCTTTGttgatacacacacacactcacatatGGACACGAATAAAATAGCTACAAGCGGTTACTGTAGTTCATTGAACATTTCTGTTTCCTTTCCATGCTTTGTACTCGTCTGATGGTTCGAGCTTACATCAATGGAGATTCTTTTGTTCAATCACTTTATGTTTTCTAATACTTGAAATAATATCTCAATTTGCATGtgattatatatgaatatagggctgtttttttttaaataaataaaagttggTATCAAGCTCGAATTTTTATATAACAAACGAGTCGAGTTTGAGCTTGATATTATTTGACTCAATTTGATTCATTTACATATTTGTATAcactttatttttcttttctaatAATGCTTGGAAGACTATCAAAAGAATGCCTTGAGTGAAAATTGCatcagtttttttaaaaaatacatcaGCGCTCCCAAGAAGGCAAAAACATTTATCATGTAAAGTTGAGTACGAATAAGGAGATAACGCCAATTATTTATAGTTTATATTTTATAAAGATTTCAAGTTTGAATCTAGGTTTCAGACTTAAAATGAGTGACGAGTCTAAGTATCATACCCACATATATTAACgtttaattacaagaatatgaattctttttctaatttatgataataaaattCAAGTGAGAtgagataaattaatttaaattaaattaaacaacTAAAATAAATTAAGTAAAGCAAGAAATCTAAACTAAAGAGAGGGAAGATTAATTTAGAGGGAAATTCAAGTGAGATtagataaattaatttaaactaAATTAAACAACTAAAATAAATTAAGTAAAGCAAGAAATCAAAACTAAAGAGAGGGAAGATTAATTTAGAGGGAAATTAAAGTTCGTAAAAACGATTAAAAGGACGTTTGACTAaacttatttaaaataacttataaACTTTTACATCTTATAAGTGCTTTTAGGAGCTTATAAGCTGTTATGTCTTATGTTATAAATAAACTGTTAAAGTGTTTGAATGAACTTATTTTAAACAACTTTAATAtgttaatatttttgacattatAAGATCTTTTTATTGTCAAAACTATCAAAAATGATATAATACTATAAGTTAATGTAAgcaacatatatataatatatatgtgtgtgtgaaaataattttaatattttaaaaataaatctattttatatttatgtttaaaaatatttatattctttaaagaaaaatatttaatattatcttTAACCTGTATAAGTAAAATGTTGATTGAAAAAGTTGTAGTTAATAATTTactcaataaaatattaatattttgtttttaatattctaataaaaaatataaacaaatcatattttaaattcgatttaaataaaaataaagtgaTAAAATGCGGATTTAAAGAGTGATCATAAAATGAGAATTTAAGAAGATATATAAAGATATTTTAGAGAAGTgaaatgcaaaaataaaatctttttttaaaacagTTCAAACAACTTATTTTGACAGCTTATAAACTATTTGTAACTTTTTATAACAAACTAGTTATGAGAGCTTATAAGTTCTAAAACAACTTATAAGGTATTTTTAGAGCTTCTAAGTTTTTTCAATACTCTCTAAGGTGCACAACGATACCAAGATAAGTTAATAATCTTCTTgtcaaattcaaattcaataaattaattacttAATTCACAATGAAATTCTGGCTAAATTAGTTTGGACGCTATTTATGCTAACTAGACACTCAGATGCAATAACTGGCAGTGTCCGGTTAGTATAGAAAACGTAGTCTAGCATGCCTAACATGATTTGTAACAAATTGATTTTCTTTCTAATTGTTTTGTCGGCTCGTCATTTTGATAACTGGTTTATGAAATAGCATCCAAATACTTGAGCTCATCCGATTTCCACCTAGTACAGTGGGAGTTTGTGGAATTTTTATAAAAGATTAAAGTCTAAGATACCTATTTAATTTTCATAGAGGAGAAGTGtgtattttttatatttcacaTGGAAATTTGATGAAAAAACTCTATGTCAACATTTGATTATGTTTACGACATAGAAATGTCAATTTTCTCCGCGGATTTGGGGCTTCTCTAGGAAAAACCGAAATGAGATAGGTTTGGGGATTTTTCAAATCCCGAAGTAAATCGGAAACGTTTACGAGAATATTATCCTAATATCCGAATATGTCACAAGGCCCCCGATAATAATATCATTACTACTATTGATAATATTGATCTtcctaattaaaaaaaaaaattcaaattctaaCATTCAAATCTCGTTCATGATCCAACTCGTTACTTCATGATAATTATGTGGCTTCATTTTTTGTTTCTTAAAACTATGAATTATAAAAGTTTCTATTGTTTTAGTAATATTagtatttatatattaattgaattattgtataaatACTCTTTAAgtgaattcaaatatttttttggttAATTCAACTTATATTTGAAACGGGGATGGAGATAATGATATAATACAACTCATGTTGCGGATGATGATGACAAATCCAGTTCATTTCGTTACCATTTCTAGATTATTTCAGCGATGATGATGGCTATAATGAAGATTTAATGTCCACGAAATTTATGTAAGAATTTTCAGACCAATTAGATAGAATCGGATATAGAGACTCGATAGAGACTTAAACCTCGCGGAGATTAAATGGAGAACATCAGAAAGAACAAGAATTGGGGGTGGGGATGCCCCGTTCTATTGCCATCCCCAGTACAACAACACAATAGTTTACTCAAAGCCTCAAAGACACAACACCATGTAACATTTTACCAACATTCTGATTAATATCACACAAAATGTAGTGAGCTTTTCAAACTCCAAAAACAATGATTATGACATATACTCCCGTAATTTAAGTAATTGGTACAATCTTAATCTCGTTGGCAAGAAACTTGGCCCttcataatttttcattttcgCCTTTTTTTCACCAACGCTTTTAGAATTCAGGAACGGGTTCATCCTCACCAGAAGGTGGTGTCAGAACCCAATCTCCATTCTCATCAAGAATCATCCCTTTATTCTTCTCTACCCACCAAGAACCCGGAATCAAATACTCATCCTTCAGAATCGCACTCGACTTGTTCACCAATGCTAAGTTCCTTTTCACCTTCAATTCAAACTCCCCGTCAGCCCCATTCCAACCCGCCACAACGTGCAGCATCGCCTGCAGGTTATGCCAATCACTCGGGTTCCTTGAATCCTTCAAGCTCGGAGATTTTCTATTATCAATCTCCAGCTCAATCCCAGTGTTCTTGTATCTTAGTAATGAACTAGGATACCGTGGAATCAAATCGATTTTGTTCCTGACATGCAATACGTTCAGATTTGGATACTTATTCACTCTCTCGACAAAAGCCTTGTTCCCTACTTGTGGGCTTCCGAACACAATAGCTGAAACAGGTATATCGTTAACCCCATTTTCGACAAGATCAAAAGCAGCTAAAATTGCCAAAGAAGCGCCAAGACTGTGCCCTGTTAGTGCGATGCTCAAGCTTTCATTTTTATACTGGTTTCTCAAGTCTTCAATCTTTTTCAGAACCTGTGTTCTTGCGCTTAGTTTGGTGAACGACGAATTGGGATCGTTCGAAACGTAAATTGTGAGCCAACCTTTCATAACTTTAGGCACTTTTTCATCATCTTCGTCACTATCACTACCACTGCTGCTATCTACTTTTTTATCCCATGTTTTTGGACGCAGCAACTGCTGCGCAGACTCAGGTCTGGTGTAATGAACGAGAAACAAAAAAcatatgcatatattataaaagtAAACAATAAATGGACGGaagttggaaaaaaaattactaaattTTAACTAATGACAGATTATTAAAAATCTAAGTTTGATAACGAATTTTGCCAAATTTTATTTCTCTTGGCTTTTTTCTCTTTAGAATCAGACTGTAGtacagtactcgaaatttaCCTGGCGCCGACTACGTCGATCCACTCATAACTTCTGGTGGTGCCCCGCCAAGCAACGTAGATCTCGCGGCGCCCCAAGGCCTGGCTAACTTCATCGGTGGTGACAGCAATATAGCCAATCCAATTGGATTCCCTATCCCAAGATTCACGCGACAGAGAATGCAAAAACAGGGACTTGACCACTCCGATTCTCGCGGTGGCGTAAAGGAAACAGTAGACCTGATAATCGGAAGCTGACTCGAGCATCACT is a window encoding:
- the LOC142526659 gene encoding phospholipase A1-IIdelta-like, with product MASTGTSTAEPSREELLGSKNWEGLLNPLNLSLRRLILRCGDFCQGTYDAFNNDANSKYAGSSRYGKTSFFEKVMLESASDYQVYCFLYATARIGVVKSLFLHSLSRESWDRESNWIGYIAVTTDEVSQALGRREIYVAWRGTTRSYEWIDVVGARPESAQQLLRPKTWDKKVDSSSGSDSDEDDEKVPKVMKGWLTIYVSNDPNSSFTKLSARTQVLKKIEDLRNQYKNESLSIALTGHSLGASLAILAAFDLVENGVNDIPVSAIVFGSPQVGNKAFVERVNKYPNLNVLHVRNKIDLIPRYPSSLLRYKNTGIELEIDNRKSPSLKDSRNPSDWHNLQAMLHVVAGWNGADGEFELKVKRNLALVNKSSAILKDEYLIPGSWWVEKNKGMILDENGDWVLTPPSGEDEPVPEF